Proteins co-encoded in one Brassica oleracea var. oleracea cultivar TO1000 chromosome C4, BOL, whole genome shotgun sequence genomic window:
- the LOC106341862 gene encoding probable poly(ADP-ribose) glycohydrolase 2 isoform X2 — protein MEKKEDLGSFLKYLPLVAQSSSLAWPPSVEQELQTISEGPTKSMVNSGEVLASHITNMRKSLSLDACDLSPNPLLQGYATFFDKKISREESAKFFGEVVPALCGLLLQLPSMLETHYQNADHVLDGVTSGLRLLAPQEAGVVFLSQELIAALLACSFFCLFPEADRRSKHLQSINFDDLISFPFMSYCSKRENKIRCLLHYFERVCQCMPTGFVSFERKVLPRGHKHNPHYVSYPEAEYWAKSTTPLCSVEIHTSGAIEDQPGEALEVDFADEYIGGLTLSYDTLQEEIRFVINPELIAGMIFLPRMDVNEAIEIVGVERFSRYTGYGPSFQYAGDYTDEEDFDAFKRRKTRVIAIDALPNPGSTQYKPERLLREINKAFSGYLHQCKHQAGPPPSSAVESSKRWCMDDHEEKIGVATGNWGCGVFGGDPEVKIMLQWLAISQSGRPFMSYYTFGLQALQNVNQVTERIGLQEMKVGELWSKLVEYSAERLSRSTRLGFFSWFMASLSATN, from the exons ATGGAGAAGAAGGAAGATCTTGGGTCGTTTCTTAAGTATTTGCCTCTTGTGGCTCAGTCTTCATCTCTAGCCTGGCCACCTTCTGTTGAGCAAGAGCTCCAAACAATCTCCGAGGGACCGACCAAGTCTATGGTCAACTCTGGCGAGGTTCTTGCCTCGCATATCACGAACATGCGCAAGTCCCTCTCCTTGGATGCATGTGATCTCTCACCTAATCCATTACTACAAGGGTATGCTACTTTCTTTGACAAG AAAATTTCCAGAGAAGAGTCAGCTAAGTTTTTTGGTGAGGTGGTTCCTGCGTTGTGCGGACTACTTCTCCAGTTACCTTCAATGTTAGAAACGCATTATCAGAATGCAGACCATGTTCTTGATGGAGTTACATCCGGCCTTCGCCTATTAGCCCCTCAAGAAGCTGGCGTCGTGTTTCTTAGCCAGGAGTTGATTGCAGCTCTTCTTGCATGTTCCTTCTTTTGTTTGTTTCCTGAAGCTGACAGACGCTCAAAGCATCTTCAGAGCATCAACTTTGATGATTTGATTTC GTTTCCGTTTATGAGTTACTGCTCGAAGCGGGAAAACAAAATAAGATGTCTTCTCCATTACTTTGAAAGAGTATGTCAATGTATGCCCACTGGCTTTGTTTCGTTTGAGAGGAAAGTTCTTCCGCGAGGACACAAACATAATCCTCACTATGTTTCTTATCCTGAGGCTGAGTACTGGGCCAAATCCACCACCCCGCTTTGCTCCGTTGAG ATTCATACCTCAGGAGCTATAGAAGATCAACCTGGTGAAGCTCTTGAAGTGGATTTTGCAGATGAGTATATTGGAGGCCTTACTCTGAGTTATGATACTCTACAG GAAGAAATAAGGTTTGTGATTAATCCAGAACTTATAGCTGGGATGATCTTCTTGCCACGTATGGATGTAAATGAAGCTATTGAGATTGTTGGTGTTGAAAGATTTTCACGTTACACAGG GTATGGACCTTCGTTCCAATACGCTGGCGATTACACAGACGAGGAGGACTTTGACGCTTTCAAGAGGAGAAAGACAAGAGTCATAGCGATAGATGCACTTCCCAACCCAGGAAGTACACAGTACAAACCTGAGCGCCTACTTCG AGAGATTAACAAGGCTTTTAGCGGATACTTGCATCAATGTAAACATCAAGCTGGTCCTCCTCCATCGTCAGCTGTAGAAAGCTCAAAAAGATGGTGTATGGATGATCATGAAGAGAAGATTGGTGTAGCTACAGGGAACTGGGGTTGTGGTGTGTTTGGAGGCGATCCAGAAGTAAAGATCATGCTTCAGTGGCTTGCCATTTCACAG TCTGGAAGACCATTCATGTCGTACTACACATTTGGCCTCCAAGCCTTGCAAAATGTCAATCAG GTGACTGAAAGGATTGGTCTGCAAGAAATGAAGGTAGGAGAGCTTTGGAGTAAGCTAGTGGAGTATTCTGCAGAGAGGTTAAGCAGAAGCACAAGGCTTGGCTTCTTCTCTTGGTTCATGGCCTCACTCTCTGCCACCAATTGA
- the LOC106341862 gene encoding probable poly(ADP-ribose) glycohydrolase 2 isoform X1: MSFWKFGKAKRMEKKEDLGSFLKYLPLVAQSSSLAWPPSVEQELQTISEGPTKSMVNSGEVLASHITNMRKSLSLDACDLSPNPLLQGYATFFDKKISREESAKFFGEVVPALCGLLLQLPSMLETHYQNADHVLDGVTSGLRLLAPQEAGVVFLSQELIAALLACSFFCLFPEADRRSKHLQSINFDDLISFPFMSYCSKRENKIRCLLHYFERVCQCMPTGFVSFERKVLPRGHKHNPHYVSYPEAEYWAKSTTPLCSVEIHTSGAIEDQPGEALEVDFADEYIGGLTLSYDTLQEEIRFVINPELIAGMIFLPRMDVNEAIEIVGVERFSRYTGYGPSFQYAGDYTDEEDFDAFKRRKTRVIAIDALPNPGSTQYKPERLLREINKAFSGYLHQCKHQAGPPPSSAVESSKRWCMDDHEEKIGVATGNWGCGVFGGDPEVKIMLQWLAISQSGRPFMSYYTFGLQALQNVNQVTERIGLQEMKVGELWSKLVEYSAERLSRSTRLGFFSWFMASLSATN; encoded by the exons ATGTCTTTCTGGAAATTTGGAAAGGCGAAAAGGATGGAGAAGAAGGAAGATCTTGGGTCGTTTCTTAAGTATTTGCCTCTTGTGGCTCAGTCTTCATCTCTAGCCTGGCCACCTTCTGTTGAGCAAGAGCTCCAAACAATCTCCGAGGGACCGACCAAGTCTATGGTCAACTCTGGCGAGGTTCTTGCCTCGCATATCACGAACATGCGCAAGTCCCTCTCCTTGGATGCATGTGATCTCTCACCTAATCCATTACTACAAGGGTATGCTACTTTCTTTGACAAG AAAATTTCCAGAGAAGAGTCAGCTAAGTTTTTTGGTGAGGTGGTTCCTGCGTTGTGCGGACTACTTCTCCAGTTACCTTCAATGTTAGAAACGCATTATCAGAATGCAGACCATGTTCTTGATGGAGTTACATCCGGCCTTCGCCTATTAGCCCCTCAAGAAGCTGGCGTCGTGTTTCTTAGCCAGGAGTTGATTGCAGCTCTTCTTGCATGTTCCTTCTTTTGTTTGTTTCCTGAAGCTGACAGACGCTCAAAGCATCTTCAGAGCATCAACTTTGATGATTTGATTTC GTTTCCGTTTATGAGTTACTGCTCGAAGCGGGAAAACAAAATAAGATGTCTTCTCCATTACTTTGAAAGAGTATGTCAATGTATGCCCACTGGCTTTGTTTCGTTTGAGAGGAAAGTTCTTCCGCGAGGACACAAACATAATCCTCACTATGTTTCTTATCCTGAGGCTGAGTACTGGGCCAAATCCACCACCCCGCTTTGCTCCGTTGAG ATTCATACCTCAGGAGCTATAGAAGATCAACCTGGTGAAGCTCTTGAAGTGGATTTTGCAGATGAGTATATTGGAGGCCTTACTCTGAGTTATGATACTCTACAG GAAGAAATAAGGTTTGTGATTAATCCAGAACTTATAGCTGGGATGATCTTCTTGCCACGTATGGATGTAAATGAAGCTATTGAGATTGTTGGTGTTGAAAGATTTTCACGTTACACAGG GTATGGACCTTCGTTCCAATACGCTGGCGATTACACAGACGAGGAGGACTTTGACGCTTTCAAGAGGAGAAAGACAAGAGTCATAGCGATAGATGCACTTCCCAACCCAGGAAGTACACAGTACAAACCTGAGCGCCTACTTCG AGAGATTAACAAGGCTTTTAGCGGATACTTGCATCAATGTAAACATCAAGCTGGTCCTCCTCCATCGTCAGCTGTAGAAAGCTCAAAAAGATGGTGTATGGATGATCATGAAGAGAAGATTGGTGTAGCTACAGGGAACTGGGGTTGTGGTGTGTTTGGAGGCGATCCAGAAGTAAAGATCATGCTTCAGTGGCTTGCCATTTCACAG TCTGGAAGACCATTCATGTCGTACTACACATTTGGCCTCCAAGCCTTGCAAAATGTCAATCAG GTGACTGAAAGGATTGGTCTGCAAGAAATGAAGGTAGGAGAGCTTTGGAGTAAGCTAGTGGAGTATTCTGCAGAGAGGTTAAGCAGAAGCACAAGGCTTGGCTTCTTCTCTTGGTTCATGGCCTCACTCTCTGCCACCAATTGA
- the LOC106341861 gene encoding poly(ADP-ribose) glycohydrolase 1-like: protein MENRDDLNSILPYLPLLIRSSSLYWPPRVMEALKAMSEGPSHSRVDSGEVLWQAISDMRQSLSLSARLLSPSAPQGYALLFDELIHGRESKRWFDEIIPALARLLLQLPSLLEMHFQKADDVVSGVKTGLRLLAPQQAGVVFLSQELIGALLACGFFCLFPVSNRGAKDLSVINFDNLFASLYESYSESHESKIRCIMHYFERVCSCMPTGTVSFERKILPAEYHNSSTTAPDADFWSKSDISLCAFKVCSSGLIEDQSDNALEVDFANKYLGGGSLNRGCVQEEIRFMINPELIAGMLFLPRMDDNEAIEIVGAERFSCYTGYASSFRFAGDYIDKKTVDAFKRRRTRIVAIDALCAPKMKHFKDVCLLREINKALCGFLIQSKTWQHQNKGDNDIQLASNDDSGLLHTETSTSHGAALDDAETNRQKQDSNFVRDVEGSDCMDHEDVGVATGNWGCGVFGGDPELKAMIQWLAASRARRPFISYYTFGAQALENLDQVTKWILSHDWTVGDLWNMMLEYSAQRLYKQTHLGFFSWLLPSLSTNNEAI, encoded by the exons ATGGAGAACCGGGACGATCTCAACTCCATTCTCCCCTACCTCCCGCTTCTCATCCGTTCATCCTCTCTCTATTGGCCACCGCGCGTGATGGAAGCCCTTAAAGCCATGTCCGAAGGCCCGTCTCACAGCCGAGTCGACTCAGGAGAAGTTCTATGGCAAGCCATTTCCGATATGAGACAATCACTTTCTCTATCAGCTCGCCTTCTCTCCCCCTCAGCTCCTCAAGGCTACGCCCTCCTCTTCGACGAA CTGATTCATGGGAGAGAATCAAAGAGATGGTTCGATGAGATTATACCTGCGTTGGCGAGGTTGCTCCTTCAGCTTCCGTCTCTGTTGGAAATGCATTTTCAGAAGGCTGATGATGTTGTTAGTGGAGTGAAGACGGGTTTGCGGTTGTTAGCGCCACAACAAGCTGGCGTAGTTTTCCTCAGCCAG GAGTTAATTGGAGCTCTTCTTGCCTGCGGTTTCTTTTGTTTGTTTCCAGTTTCTAATAGAGGTGCAAAAGACCTTTCAGTCATCAACTTTGATAACTTGTTTGC GAGCCTTTATGAAAGTTACAGTGAAAGTCATGAAAGCAAGATACGGTGTATCATGCATTACTTCGAAAGGGTCTGCTCCTGTATGCCCACTGGGACTGTTTCATTTGAACGCAAGATTCTTCCAGCCGAATACCACAATTCTTCTACCACTGCTCCTGACGCTGATTTTTGGAGCAAGTCTGACATCTCCCTTTGTGCTTTTAAG GTTTGCTCTTCTGGGTTAATAGAAGATCAATCTGACAATGCTCTGGAAGTGGACTTCGCAAACAAGTATCTTGGAGGTGGTTCCCTGAATAGGGGGTGCGTACAG GAGGAGATACGCTTCATGATCAACCCTGAATTAATAGCTGGCATGCTTTTCTTGCCTCGCATGGATGACAATGAAGCTATAGAGATAGTTGGTGCAGAAAGATTTTCATGTTACACAGG GTATGCATCTTCGTTTCGGTTTGCTGGTGACTACATTGACAAGAAGACAGTGGATGCTTTCAAAAGGCGAAGAACCAGAATTGTTGCAATAGATGCCTTATGTGCCCCGAAGATGAAACACTTTAAAGATGTGTGCCTTTTGCG GGAGATTAACAAGGCTCTATGTGGCTTTTTAATTCAAAGTAAAACTTGGCAGCACCAGAATAAAGGAGACAATGATATTCAGCTTGCCAGTAACGACGATTCTGGTCTCTTGCATACAGAAACCTCAACG TCTCATGGAGCTGCATTGGATGATGCCGAGACAAATAGACAAAAACAAGATAGCAATTTTGTCAGAGATGTGGAAGGATCCGATTGCATGGATCATGAAGATGTTGGTGTGGCGACTGGGAATTGGGGGTGTGGGGTTTTTGGAGGAGACCCAGAACTAAAGGCTATGATCCAATGGCTTGCTGCCTCCCGG GCGCGGAGACCATTTATATCATACTATACTTTTGGAGCGCAGGCCCTCGAAAACCTAGATCAG GTGACCAAGTGGATTCTTTCCCATGATTGGACCGTTGGAGATCTCTGGAACATGATGCTAGAATATTCTGCTCAAAGGCTGTACAAGCAAACACATCTTGGCTTCTTCTCTTGGCTACTTCCATCTCTATCTACGAACAATGAGGCCATCTAG
- the LOC106342055 gene encoding leucine-rich repeat receptor-like serine/threonine/tyrosine-protein kinase SOBIR1, which produces MIHMAVPTGYAHLFLRPFILTVPFLLLLPSPFVSSVEIDSSDLKALQVIETELVVNSQRSPSSSSVNPCGLRGVSCERRHSDATGEYVLRVTRLEYRSRSLAGTISPVIGMLSELKELTLSNNKLVGGLPLDVLNCKKLEVLDVRNNRLSGQIPGNFSGLINLRIINLSSNKFSGNLNFLKNLRSLESLSVANNRFSGKIPEPVVSFHNLRFFDFSENRLLEGPVPVMSKIMISPYRTRHILAETPSTNSTKKPNNTTTTKATGSPPKDEKKKKKKKKKKNKRKKVVAWILRFIVVGIGGIISGVIFRLILKARRGPEKPLSPTIFSLLIKRAEDLAFLENEESLASLKLIGKGGCGEVFKAKLPGSNGKIIAVKRVTQPCKSATELIDEESRFLNRYMMQIRSEIITVGHIRHRNLLPLLAHVPRLECHFLVYEYMKNGSLQDILTEVSAGNKELTWPARHKLALGIAAGLEYLHMESKPRIIHRDLKPANVLLDDDMEARITDFGLARAMPDAVTHITTSKLSGTVGYIAPEYHQTLKVTDKCDIYSFGVILGVLVIGKLPSDEFFHRTDGMSLIKWMRKVLTSENPSLAIDPKLMEQGFDEQMLLVLKIACYCTLDNPKQRPNSRDVKTMLSQIKH; this is translated from the coding sequence ATGATTCACATGGCTGTTCCCACCGGATACGCCCATCTCTTTCTCCGGCCATTCATCCTCACCGTTCCCTTCCTTCTTCTTCTCCCCTCTCCTTTCGTCTCCTCCGTTGAGATCGATTCCTCAGATCTCAAAGCTCTTCAAGTCATAGAAACAGAGCTAGTAGTCAACAGTCAACGCTCTCCTTCCTCCAGTAGCGTTAACCCGTGCGGTCTCAGAGGAGTTTCCTGCGAGAGACGCCACTCCGACGCCACGGGAGAATACGTTCTCCGTGTCACGAGGCTCGAATACCGTTCCCGGAGCTTGGCGGGAACCATCTCACCGGTTATCGGAATGTTGTCGGAGCTCAAAGAACTCACTTTGTCTAACAACAAGCTGGTCGGTGGTCTTCCACTGGATGTCTTAAACTGCAAGAAACTCGAAGTACTTGATGTCCGAAACAACAGATTGTCCGGTCAGATTCCGGGAAACTTCTCCGGTTTGATCAATCTTAGAATTATAAATCTTTCTTCGAACAAATTCTCTGGGAACTTGAACTTCTTGAAGAATTTACGCAGTCTTGAGAGTCTCTCCGTCGCAAACAATCGCTTCTCAGGCAAGATACCGGAGCCGGTTGTGTCCTTCCATAATCTCCGGTTCTTTGATTTCTCAGAAAACCGGTTATTGGAAGGTCCGGTTCCGGTTATGAGTAAAATCATGATATCTCCATACCGAACAAGGCACATTCTTGCTGAAACTCCATCTACAAACTCAACGAAGAAACCCAACAACACCACCACAACAAAAGCGACAGGGTCACCTCCAAAAGACGAGAAAAAGAAAAAGAAAAAGAAAAAGAAGAAGAACAAAAGGAAGAAAGTAGTTGCATGGATCTTACGGTTCATCGTCGTAGGCATAGGCGGAATCATCTCCGGAGTGATCTTCAGATTGATCCTCAAAGCAAGAAGAGGACCAGAAAAACCATTAAGTCCTACTATATTCAGCCTTTTGATCAAGAGAGCCGAAGACTTAGCTTTCTTGGAGAACGAAGAATCATTAGCCTCTCTTAAGCTCATCGGCAAAGGAGGCTGCGGAGAAGTTTTCAAAGCCAAACTACCAGGAAGCAACGGGAAGATCATAGCCGTCAAGAGAGTGACACAACCCTGTAAAAGCGCAACCGAGCTTATAGACGAAGAGTCCAGGTTTCTGAACAGGTACATGATGCAAATCAGGTCAGAGATCATCACAGTAGGTCATATCCGGCACCGGAATCTTCTCCCGTTGCTAGCACACGTCCCGAGACTCGAGTGTCACTTCCTTGTCTACGAGTACATGAAGAACGGGAGTTTGCAAGATATACTAACCGAGGTTTCAGCTGGAAACAAAGAGCTAACGTGGCCAGCAAGGCACAAGCTTGCTTTAGGTATAGCTGCGGGGCTGGAGTATCTTCACATGGAAAGTAAACCTAGAATCATCCACAGAGACTTGAAGCCGGCTAATGTTCTTCTTGACGACGATATGGAGGCTAGAATCACGGATTTCGGGTTGGCCAGGGCGATGCCTGATGCAGTCACGCACATTACAACCTCTAAGCTTTCAGGTACCGTGGGATACATAGCACCAGAGTATCATCAAACTCTCAAGGTAACGGACAAGTGTGACATCTATAGCTTTGGGGTGATTCTTGGGGTTCTGGTGATTGGGAAGCTTCCTTCCGATGAGTTTTTCCATCGTACCGATGGGATGAGTCTTATAAAGTGGATGAGGAAGGTACTAACATCGGAGAATCCAAGCCTAGCTATTGATCCGAAGCTGATGGAACAAGGGTTCGATGAACAGATGCTTCTTGTTCTGAAGATTGCTTGTTATTGTACTTTGGATAATCCTAAACAGAGACCGAACAGCAGAGATGTCAAGACTATGCTGTCCCAGATCAAGCACTAG